The stretch of DNA GCTGCTGCGCGGGGCCCGCGTGACCTCGCCGGGGCGCAGCCACAGCGCCTCGCACCCGAGCGTCGGGAGCGGCGGCGCGCCGGTCTTCGGGTTGACGTACCGGAGCGCCACGGGCTGGTCCGCCGGCGCGGCCGCGGCCATGGCGGCGAGCGCCCCGCGTACGCTCGCCCACGGCCAGCGCACCTGGGGATAGCCGGTGTCCGGATAGCGCGAGCGACGCGGCACGAGCCCCGCCGCCGTGAACTCGTCCTGCGACGAATCCGCGTCGGCGGACGGCCGGGCCGCCGGGCGCATCTTGGAGGCCCAGCTCGCGTCGAGGGCCCGTACCAGCGGCAGGTCGAGCCCGTCGAGCCACACCACGGGCTCGTGCCCCTCGTGCCCGTGGTCGTGCCAGCGCATCGGCGGCGTGACGATGAGGTCGCCCGGCTCCATCGCGCACTTCACGCCGTCCACCGTCGTGAAGGCACCGCGCCCCTCCACCACCAGCCGGAGCGCCGCCGGCGTGTGGTGATGGCTCGGCGCCGCCTCGCCGGGCAGGATGATCTGGAGCCCCGCGAACAGGGTCGCCGTGATCGAGTACGCGCCGCGGAGGCCGGGGTTCTCGAGGACGAGCACGCGGCGCTCCGCCTGCTCGATCGGCACGAGCCGTGCCGCCTCCAGGAGGAGCGGGCGCGCGTCGTGCCAGCGCCAGCGGTGCGGGACCGCGCGGCTGCCGCGCTCGCTCGGCAGGAGCATGTGGAGCGCCGTCCACAGGGGGCCGAGCGCGAGCGCGTCCAGCGCCTGGGAGTAGGCCGCCGGCAGGCCCGCGTCACGCGTCGGGAGCGCCGCTCTCATGCCGTCCGGGATCATACACGATCCCGACCGTCTTGACATGTATACAAGTCGTATGTCATGAGAGATCCAGGATGACCCCACGCGCCCGCCCCCGGACGTACCTGGCGGACACCGTCTACGCCGCGCTCCGCCAGGCGATCCTCGAGCGCGAGTTCGTCCCGGGCGAGCCCCTCACCGAGGGCGACCTTTCCCGCCGGTTCCGGGTGAGCCGCACCCCCGTGCGCGAGGCGCTCGCCAAGCTCGAGCGCGACCGCCTCGTGCGCGTCGTGCCGAAGAAGGGCGCCTTCGTCAGAGCGCTCTCCCACGACGAGATCCGGGACCTCTACGAGGTCCGCGAGGCGCTCGAGGCGCTCGCGGTCCGGCTGGCGACGCCGCACCTCTCCCGCGAGGAGCTGGAGGACTTCGAGGCGCGCTTCCGCGAGCTCCGGGCGCGCGGGCCCCGGGCGGCCTACACCGAGGTGCGCCCGCTGGGCGAGGAGTTCCACCGCCTGCTCGTGAAGC from Candidatus Methylomirabilota bacterium encodes:
- a CDS encoding GntR family transcriptional regulator, whose protein sequence is MTPRARPRTYLADTVYAALRQAILEREFVPGEPLTEGDLSRRFRVSRTPVREALAKLERDRLVRVVPKKGAFVRALSHDEIRDLYEVREALEALAVRLATPHLSREELEDFEARFRELRARGPRAAYTEVRPLGEEFHRLLVKRTENARLMRVLEEMREEVRPVWTMALVAPRRVQALIREHLAIIDALRRGDARRAARLMRLHIRRVRDAIFRLVD
- a CDS encoding cupin domain-containing protein, coding for MRAALPTRDAGLPAAYSQALDALALGPLWTALHMLLPSERGSRAVPHRWRWHDARPLLLEAARLVPIEQAERRVLVLENPGLRGAYSITATLFAGLQIILPGEAAPSHHHTPAALRLVVEGRGAFTTVDGVKCAMEPGDLIVTPPMRWHDHGHEGHEPVVWLDGLDLPLVRALDASWASKMRPAARPSADADSSQDEFTAAGLVPRRSRYPDTGYPQVRWPWASVRGALAAMAAAAPADQPVALRYVNPKTGAPPLPTLGCEALWLRPGEVTRAPRSSVSAVCHVIEGRGETRVGDAALTWEAGDTLVVPPWNRVEHRNASASVPACLFQFNDEPALRALGLWHEEADP